The Xanthobacter flavus genome includes a window with the following:
- a CDS encoding TfoX/Sxy family protein: MDEDAIADLFAAFGPVAVRRMFGGAGLYADGLMFALWAGDTFYLKADAALAEDLKGRGSVPFSYVAKGVTRTMGGFWSVPEEALDDAEDLAALARRALFVAHAANEAKAKPVGGASPKKAKPAGGAAGKKPAAKKKSAPAQG, encoded by the coding sequence ATGGACGAGGACGCGATTGCCGATCTCTTCGCCGCCTTCGGCCCGGTGGCGGTCCGGCGCATGTTCGGCGGGGCCGGGCTCTATGCGGATGGGCTGATGTTCGCGCTGTGGGCCGGCGACACCTTCTATCTCAAGGCCGATGCGGCATTGGCCGAGGATCTGAAGGGGCGGGGCTCCGTGCCCTTCAGCTATGTGGCCAAGGGCGTCACCCGCACCATGGGCGGCTTCTGGTCCGTGCCCGAAGAGGCGCTGGACGATGCCGAGGACCTCGCGGCCCTCGCCCGCCGCGCCCTCTTCGTGGCACATGCGGCCAATGAGGCCAAAGCGAAGCCCGTAGGCGGAGCATCCCCGAAGAAGGCGAAGCCGGCGGGTGGCGCGGCCGGGAAGAAGCCCGCCGCCAAAAAGAAAAGCGCGCCGGCCCAAGGCTGA
- a CDS encoding ATP12 family chaperone protein, whose product MREFLEDVESGDPGDPVARARAAQKAPLPKRFYTEVSVGEGEGGFTILLDGRPVRTPARGLLKAPTRALAEAMAAEWAAQQTEIDPFTMPLTRLVNVALDRVAPEAQAVTDEVVNYAGTDMLFYRADGPQKLLDRQAKHWDAVLDWMKATHGARFYLAEGITHVAQPEESLAKVRALVPADPLRLAAVHSMTTLTGSALLALAVAEGALSADEAWTAAHVDEDFNREQWGEDELASLRRAARRTEMDAAAQVLALVG is encoded by the coding sequence ATGCGTGAGTTCCTGGAAGATGTGGAGAGCGGCGATCCGGGCGATCCCGTCGCCCGCGCTCGCGCCGCCCAGAAGGCGCCCCTGCCCAAGCGCTTCTACACCGAGGTGAGCGTGGGCGAAGGGGAGGGCGGCTTCACCATCCTCCTCGACGGGCGGCCCGTGCGCACCCCCGCGCGCGGCCTGCTCAAGGCGCCGACCCGTGCCCTCGCCGAGGCCATGGCGGCGGAGTGGGCGGCGCAGCAGACCGAGATCGACCCCTTCACCATGCCGCTGACCCGCCTCGTCAACGTCGCCCTCGACCGGGTGGCGCCCGAGGCGCAGGCCGTTACGGACGAGGTGGTGAACTACGCCGGCACCGACATGCTCTTCTATCGCGCCGATGGACCGCAGAAGCTGTTGGACCGGCAGGCGAAGCACTGGGACGCGGTGCTGGACTGGATGAAGGCGACCCACGGCGCGCGCTTCTACCTCGCCGAGGGCATCACCCATGTGGCGCAGCCGGAGGAGTCGCTGGCGAAGGTGCGGGCGCTGGTGCCGGCCGACCCGCTGCGCCTCGCGGCCGTGCATTCCATGACCACCCTCACGGGCTCCGCCCTCCTCGCCCTCGCGGTGGCGGAAGGTGCGCTCTCCGCCGATGAGGCCTGGACGGCGGCTCATGTGGATGAGGATTTCAACCGCGAGCAGTGGGGTGAGGACGAACTCGCCAGTCTCCGCCGCGCCGCCCGCCGCACCGAGATGGACGCCGCCGCGCAGGTGCTGGCGCTGGTGGGCTGA
- a CDS encoding HAD-IA family hydrolase, with protein sequence MSAAGDTDPSSAAGLKLVLFDCDGTLVDSQHLIVSAMHDVHAAHGVPLPDREKLLSLVGLSLPQAFAVLSQGDASYPIEAMVDAYKLAFNRLLNADAPEPMFDGAREVLEGLRQREDVVLGIVTGKSRRGVNRILSVQGMEGWFSTIQTADDAPSKPHPAMVFQAMGETGARPEDTVVIGDTTYDISMALQAGASALGVAWGYHETPALERAGADRIVQHFREVPEAIAELLARRRVVI encoded by the coding sequence ATGAGCGCAGCAGGCGACACCGATCCTTCCTCCGCCGCCGGCCTCAAGCTGGTGCTGTTCGATTGCGACGGCACGCTGGTGGACAGCCAGCACCTCATCGTCTCCGCCATGCACGATGTCCACGCCGCCCACGGCGTGCCCCTGCCCGACCGGGAGAAACTGCTCTCGCTGGTGGGGCTCTCTTTGCCGCAGGCATTCGCGGTGCTGTCGCAGGGGGATGCGTCCTATCCCATCGAGGCGATGGTCGATGCCTACAAGCTCGCCTTCAACCGCCTGCTCAATGCCGATGCGCCCGAGCCCATGTTCGACGGCGCCCGCGAGGTGCTGGAGGGGCTGCGCCAGCGCGAGGACGTGGTGCTCGGCATCGTCACCGGCAAGTCGCGGCGGGGGGTGAACCGCATCCTTTCCGTGCAAGGCATGGAGGGCTGGTTCTCCACCATCCAGACCGCCGACGACGCGCCTTCCAAGCCCCATCCGGCCATGGTGTTCCAGGCCATGGGGGAGACCGGGGCGCGGCCGGAGGATACGGTGGTGATCGGCGATACCACCTATGACATCTCCATGGCCCTGCAGGCCGGGGCCTCGGCGCTTGGCGTCGCCTGGGGTTATCATGAGACGCCGGCGCTGGAGCGGGCGGGCGCGGACCGGATCGTCCAGCACTTCCGCGAGGTGCCCGAGGCCATCGCCGAGCTTCTGGCCCGCCGCCGCGTCGTGATCTGA
- a CDS encoding zinc ribbon domain-containing protein, which yields MNPRPDFCPGCGAQVYPEEAHCPFCGRKLHTSFVMPFLVGLGGTVVALISGGLVWWVMSDEPGDAPDAQPQVQAAAPAPAAPAPPAPTPAPPPAQAAAPPPATPPAAAPGQDASLPLPTVNSPVAAPAADAAARRAFAKSKQDSFAQNGLDLTVTAGGDDATLLTIKFNFPAKTAAELIVAGPFPKQCEQRGFRQVLFVDPSGITWTYDIATQQMTQK from the coding sequence ATGAACCCGAGGCCCGACTTCTGTCCCGGCTGCGGGGCGCAGGTCTATCCCGAGGAGGCCCATTGCCCCTTCTGCGGCCGCAAGCTCCACACCAGTTTCGTCATGCCCTTCCTCGTCGGCCTCGGCGGCACCGTGGTGGCGCTGATCTCCGGCGGCCTCGTCTGGTGGGTCATGTCCGACGAGCCGGGCGACGCGCCCGACGCCCAGCCGCAGGTTCAGGCCGCGGCGCCGGCTCCCGCAGCGCCGGCCCCGCCTGCTCCCACGCCCGCGCCGCCTCCGGCCCAGGCCGCAGCGCCGCCTCCGGCAACCCCGCCCGCCGCCGCGCCGGGACAGGACGCCTCCCTCCCGCTGCCCACGGTGAACAGTCCCGTCGCGGCTCCAGCTGCGGACGCTGCCGCGCGCCGCGCCTTCGCCAAGAGCAAGCAGGACAGCTTCGCCCAGAACGGCCTCGACCTCACCGTCACGGCCGGCGGAGACGATGCGACGCTGCTCACGATCAAGTTCAACTTCCCGGCCAAGACGGCGGCCGAGCTGATCGTCGCCGGGCCGTTCCCCAAGCAGTGTGAGCAGCGCGGCTTCCGGCAGGTCTTGTTCGTCGATCCGTCCGGCATCACATGGACCTACGATATCGCCACCCAGCAGATGACCCAGAAATGA
- a CDS encoding TRAP transporter large permease → MAAEPGFRGWFVHNMAPIMFGALVLFLLLGYPVAFSLAANGLIFGLIGIYLGLFEPKFLQALPERVYGTMNNEVLLAVPFFTFMGLILERSGMAEDLLDTIGQVFGSIRGGLAYAVIFVGALLAATTGVVAASVISMGLISLPIMLRYGYDRRVASGVIAASGTLAQIIPPSLVLIVMADQLNRSVGDMYEGAFLPGLLLASLYAGYIFLVSSIFPSAAPGLPLEAQTLRDPDQKTMPSRILGAVAAAGFAFLIARGSLPGLTAGAIPGVANMAVWGVASFVVLYFVMSGTAKLLTPSLFIALSLSIAGAIELMEMSHVKFGADYVVLTMSATVGIAFVVAVVNRVFRLGLLSKLAEQVVFVMVPPLALIFLVLGTIFIGVATPTEGGAMGSLGAVILAFARGRLKFDLMRQATYSTAKLSAFVLFILLGARVFSLTFYGVDGHKWVEELLVSLPGGQTGFLIAVNALVFVLAFFLDYFELAFIIIPLLGPAADKMGIDLIWFGVMLAVNMQTSFMHPPFGFALFFLRSVAAKVPYVDRVTGKTMQPVTTGQIYWGAVPFVCIQLVMVALIILFPGMVTHYKSGGVQLDQQQIQQQFENLSPGLDAAPPPPLDLGFGK, encoded by the coding sequence ATGGCGGCGGAGCCCGGCTTCCGGGGCTGGTTCGTCCACAACATGGCGCCGATCATGTTCGGCGCGCTGGTGCTGTTCCTGCTGCTCGGCTACCCGGTCGCCTTCTCGCTGGCCGCCAACGGGCTCATCTTCGGGCTCATCGGCATCTATCTCGGCCTGTTCGAGCCCAAGTTCCTGCAGGCATTGCCGGAACGCGTCTATGGCACGATGAACAATGAAGTGCTCCTCGCGGTGCCCTTCTTCACCTTCATGGGCCTCATCCTCGAACGCTCCGGCATGGCCGAGGACCTGCTCGACACCATCGGCCAGGTGTTCGGCTCCATCCGCGGCGGCCTTGCCTATGCGGTGATCTTCGTCGGCGCGCTGCTGGCGGCGACCACCGGCGTGGTGGCGGCCTCGGTGATCTCCATGGGCCTCATCTCGCTGCCCATCATGCTGCGCTACGGCTACGACCGGCGCGTGGCATCCGGTGTCATCGCTGCGTCCGGCACGCTGGCGCAGATCATCCCGCCCTCCCTCGTGCTCATCGTGATGGCCGACCAGCTGAACCGCTCGGTGGGCGACATGTATGAGGGCGCGTTCCTGCCGGGCCTGCTGCTCGCCAGCCTCTATGCCGGCTACATCTTCCTGGTCTCATCGATCTTCCCCAGCGCCGCGCCCGGCCTGCCGCTGGAGGCGCAGACCCTGCGCGATCCGGACCAGAAGACGATGCCCTCGCGCATCCTCGGCGCGGTGGCGGCGGCGGGCTTCGCCTTCCTCATCGCCCGGGGCTCCCTGCCGGGCCTCACGGCGGGGGCCATTCCCGGCGTCGCCAACATGGCGGTGTGGGGCGTCGCGTCGTTCGTGGTGCTCTATTTCGTCATGTCGGGCACGGCGAAGCTGCTCACGCCCTCGCTCTTCATCGCGCTCTCCCTGTCCATCGCCGGCGCCATCGAACTGATGGAGATGAGCCATGTGAAGTTCGGCGCGGACTATGTGGTGCTCACCATGTCGGCCACGGTGGGCATCGCCTTCGTGGTGGCGGTGGTGAACCGCGTGTTCCGACTCGGGCTCCTGTCCAAGCTCGCCGAGCAGGTGGTGTTCGTGATGGTGCCGCCGCTGGCGCTCATCTTCCTCGTGCTCGGCACCATCTTCATCGGCGTCGCGACGCCGACCGAGGGCGGCGCCATGGGCTCGCTGGGCGCGGTCATCCTCGCCTTTGCCCGCGGGCGGCTGAAGTTCGACCTGATGCGGCAGGCGACCTATTCCACCGCCAAGCTCTCCGCCTTCGTGCTGTTCATCCTGCTTGGCGCCCGCGTGTTCTCGCTCACCTTCTACGGGGTGGACGGGCACAAATGGGTGGAGGAACTGCTGGTGTCGCTGCCCGGCGGGCAGACCGGCTTCCTCATCGCGGTGAACGCGCTGGTGTTCGTGCTGGCCTTCTTCCTCGATTATTTCGAGCTGGCCTTCATCATCATCCCGCTGCTCGGACCGGCGGCCGACAAGATGGGCATCGACCTCATCTGGTTCGGCGTGATGCTGGCGGTGAACATGCAGACCTCCTTCATGCATCCGCCCTTCGGCTTCGCCCTGTTCTTCCTGCGTTCGGTGGCGGCCAAGGTGCCCTATGTGGACCGTGTGACCGGCAAGACGATGCAACCCGTGACCACCGGGCAAATCTACTGGGGCGCAGTGCCGTTCGTGTGCATCCAGCTCGTCATGGTGGCGCTCATCATCCTCTTCCCCGGCATGGTGACTCACTACAAGAGCGGCGGCGTGCAGCTCGACCAGCAGCAGATCCAGCAGCAGTTCGAGAACCTTTCGCCCGGCCTCGACGCGGCGCCCCCGCCGCCCCTCGATCTCGGCTTCGGGAAGTAG
- a CDS encoding TRAP transporter small permease subunit, producing the protein MTALLALSRGIDAVNTRIGKAAAWLILVSILVSALNAIIRKLFDMSSNSWLELQWVLFAAVFLLCASWTLIDNEHIRIDIVNSRLPKRWRDGIDIFGHIFFLLPFSILLLWTSWPFFLASYGINEQSLNAGGLPQWPAKLLVPVGFFFLTLQGISELIKRIAIFTGKMEDPHEGAGGSHAALAAEAERLLAEAELPEGAPGAAAATKK; encoded by the coding sequence ATGACAGCCCTTCTCGCCCTCTCGCGAGGGATCGATGCCGTCAACACCCGCATCGGCAAGGCCGCCGCGTGGCTGATCCTTGTCTCCATCCTGGTGTCGGCGCTCAACGCCATCATCCGCAAGCTGTTCGACATGAGCTCGAACTCGTGGCTGGAACTGCAATGGGTGCTGTTCGCGGCGGTGTTCCTGCTGTGCGCCTCGTGGACGCTCATCGATAACGAGCACATCCGCATCGACATCGTGAATTCCCGCCTGCCCAAGCGCTGGCGCGACGGCATCGACATCTTCGGCCACATCTTCTTCCTGCTGCCCTTCTCCATCCTGCTCCTGTGGACCTCCTGGCCCTTCTTCCTGGCGTCCTACGGGATCAACGAGCAGTCCCTCAATGCCGGTGGTCTGCCCCAGTGGCCGGCCAAGCTGCTGGTACCAGTGGGCTTTTTCTTCCTGACGCTGCAGGGGATCTCCGAACTCATCAAGCGCATCGCCATCTTCACCGGAAAGATGGAGGACCCCCACGAGGGCGCGGGCGGCAGCCATGCGGCGCTCGCAGCCGAGGCGGAGCGCCTGCTCGCCGAGGCCGAACTCCCCGAAGGGGCGCCCGGCGCCGCTGCGGCAACCAAGAAGTAG
- a CDS encoding RluA family pseudouridine synthase — translation MAVVTRTVAEDEAGMRLDRWFKVHYPDLSFGHLQKLVRTGQVRVDGGRVKTSSRVEPGQSVRIPPLGADEPEAAPAPAKGARNGEAGKEGARESGATPPANPSAKPRAAKDPALRKLEEDRAFLKSITLFEDKDVMVLNKPFGLAVQGGSGTYRHVDGLLEALKDRDGQKPRLVHRIDKDTSGCLLIAKSRLAASVLAKSFRSREARKVYWAVVPGVPKPRQGRISTYLARDEDEEKMRVARHGEDEASHAITYYAVVDQAAQKMSWLSLKPVTGRTHQLRAHLAHIHHPILGDPKYFDIENWELPRGLQNRLHLLARRLVIPHPRGQGVIDVSAPLPQHMAQTFAVLGFDASQYDPILEAPEA, via the coding sequence ATGGCTGTCGTGACCAGAACCGTGGCCGAGGACGAGGCGGGCATGCGCCTCGACCGCTGGTTCAAGGTGCATTATCCGGACCTCTCCTTCGGCCACCTGCAGAAGCTGGTGCGCACAGGACAGGTGCGGGTGGACGGCGGCCGGGTGAAGACCTCCTCCCGCGTCGAGCCCGGCCAGAGCGTGCGCATCCCCCCGCTCGGCGCCGATGAGCCCGAGGCGGCGCCCGCGCCGGCAAAGGGCGCGCGCAACGGCGAGGCCGGCAAGGAGGGCGCCCGTGAGTCCGGCGCGACCCCGCCGGCCAATCCATCGGCCAAGCCCCGCGCGGCCAAGGACCCCGCCCTCCGCAAACTGGAAGAGGACCGGGCCTTCCTCAAATCCATCACCCTGTTCGAGGACAAGGACGTGATGGTGCTGAACAAGCCATTCGGCCTTGCCGTGCAGGGCGGCTCGGGCACCTACCGCCATGTGGACGGCTTGCTGGAGGCCCTGAAGGACCGGGACGGGCAGAAGCCGCGCCTCGTCCACCGCATCGACAAGGACACCTCCGGCTGCCTGCTCATCGCCAAGTCGCGGCTTGCCGCCTCGGTGCTGGCCAAGAGCTTTCGCTCGCGCGAGGCGCGCAAGGTCTATTGGGCGGTGGTGCCCGGCGTGCCGAAGCCCCGGCAGGGGCGCATCTCCACCTATCTCGCCCGCGACGAGGACGAGGAGAAGATGCGCGTCGCCCGCCATGGCGAGGACGAGGCGAGCCACGCCATCACCTATTACGCCGTGGTGGACCAGGCCGCGCAGAAGATGAGCTGGCTGTCATTGAAGCCGGTGACGGGCCGCACCCACCAGCTGCGCGCCCACCTCGCCCATATCCACCACCCGATCCTGGGCGACCCGAAATACTTCGACATCGAAAATTGGGAACTGCCACGCGGCCTGCAGAACCGCCTGCACCTGCTGGCGCGGCGGCTCGTCATCCCGCATCCGCGCGGGCAGGGGGTGATCGACGTATCCGCGCCCCTGCCGCAGCACATGGCGCAGACTTTCGCCGTGCTGGGCTTTGACGCCTCGCAGTACGATCCGATCCTCGAAGCGCCTGAGGCTTGA
- the crcB gene encoding fluoride efflux transporter CrcB: MTLPPALIVFLGAGLGGMIRHFVNMAVPRLLGTGFPFATFLINVSGSLIMGLMAGYLAFKDGETWTQPVRLFLTTGMLGGYTTFSTFSLDFLYLAERGELGLAFAYALGSVLLGFGGVWAGIMLVRSLT, from the coding sequence ATGACCCTGCCCCCCGCCCTCATCGTCTTCCTCGGCGCCGGCCTCGGCGGCATGATCCGGCATTTCGTGAACATGGCCGTGCCGCGGCTGCTGGGCACCGGCTTTCCCTTCGCCACCTTCCTCATCAACGTGTCGGGCAGCCTCATCATGGGGCTCATGGCGGGCTATCTCGCCTTCAAGGACGGCGAGACGTGGACGCAGCCGGTGCGGCTGTTCCTCACCACCGGGATGCTGGGCGGCTACACCACCTTCTCCACCTTCTCGCTGGATTTCCTCTATCTCGCCGAACGCGGCGAACTGGGATTGGCCTTCGCCTATGCCCTCGGCTCTGTGCTGCTGGGCTTTGGCGGCGTCTGGGCCGGCATCATGCTGGTGCGCAGCCTGACGTGA
- a CDS encoding type II toxin-antitoxin system RelE/ParE family toxin, with the protein MKVTFRARALGHLRQIERYVAADSPTAAGRLVARIEWAILNLADHPLSAPAGTVPGTRQLAIADTPYLVIYRADADGITILAVLHAARRARS; encoded by the coding sequence ATGAAGGTCACCTTCCGTGCCCGCGCCCTCGGCCACCTCAGGCAGATCGAGCGCTACGTCGCCGCCGACAGCCCCACGGCCGCCGGCCGTCTTGTCGCTCGCATCGAGTGGGCCATCCTCAATCTCGCAGACCACCCTCTATCCGCTCCGGCGGGCACCGTGCCGGGTACGCGGCAACTCGCCATCGCCGATACGCCCTACCTTGTCATCTATCGTGCGGATGCGGATGGCATCACCATCCTCGCCGTTCTCCATGCCGCGCGCCGCGCGCGCTCCTGA
- a CDS encoding replication-associated recombination protein A, whose product MSDLFEAAGLGEGVARPLADRLRPSRLSEVVGQDHLVGPDGVLSRMLETRSLGSLILWGPPGTGKTTLARLLASATDLHFEQISAIFSGVADLKKVFEQARGRRLSGTATLLFVDEIHRFNRAQQDSFLPVMEDGTVTLVGATTENPSFELNAALLSRARVLVFRSLDAEAIAKLLARAEEVEGRELPLTEDARVALVNMADGDGRASLTLAEEVWRAARPGEVFDVAGLSEVVQRRAPIYDKSEDGHYNLISALHKAVRGSDPDAALYYLARMLDAGESPLFLARRIVRMAIEDIGNADPQALVIANAAKEAYDFLGSPEGELALAQAVVYVATAPKSNAVYTAFKAAKRVAKEGGSLVPPKVILNAPTKLMKAEGYGTGYRYDHDEPDAFSGQDYFPEALGRQSFYHPVERGFEREIRKRLDYWARLRAERGGK is encoded by the coding sequence ATGAGCGATCTGTTCGAGGCCGCGGGACTGGGGGAAGGGGTGGCCCGGCCGCTTGCCGACCGGCTGCGCCCGTCGCGCCTCTCGGAGGTGGTGGGGCAGGACCATCTGGTGGGGCCGGACGGCGTGCTCTCGCGCATGCTGGAGACGCGCTCCCTCGGCTCGCTCATCCTGTGGGGGCCGCCCGGCACCGGGAAGACCACGTTGGCGCGCCTGCTGGCCTCGGCCACGGACCTGCATTTCGAGCAGATCTCCGCCATCTTCTCCGGCGTCGCAGACCTCAAGAAGGTGTTCGAGCAGGCCCGCGGCCGTCGCCTCTCCGGCACCGCGACGCTCTTGTTCGTGGACGAAATCCACCGCTTCAACCGCGCCCAGCAGGACTCATTCCTGCCCGTCATGGAGGACGGCACGGTGACGCTGGTGGGCGCCACCACGGAAAACCCCTCCTTCGAGCTGAACGCGGCGCTTCTCTCCCGCGCCCGCGTGCTGGTGTTCCGCTCCCTCGATGCCGAGGCCATCGCGAAGCTACTTGCCCGCGCCGAGGAGGTGGAGGGCCGCGAACTCCCGCTCACCGAAGACGCGCGCGTGGCGCTGGTGAACATGGCCGATGGCGACGGCCGCGCCTCCCTCACCTTGGCGGAGGAGGTCTGGCGCGCCGCGCGTCCGGGCGAGGTGTTCGATGTGGCGGGCCTGAGCGAAGTGGTGCAGCGCCGCGCGCCCATCTACGACAAGAGCGAGGACGGCCACTACAACCTCATCTCCGCTTTGCACAAGGCGGTGCGGGGCTCGGACCCCGACGCGGCGCTCTATTATCTCGCGCGGATGCTGGATGCGGGGGAGAGCCCGCTGTTCCTCGCCCGCCGCATCGTGCGCATGGCCATCGAGGACATCGGCAATGCCGATCCGCAGGCCCTCGTGATCGCCAATGCGGCGAAGGAGGCCTATGACTTCCTTGGTTCTCCGGAGGGCGAACTGGCATTGGCGCAGGCGGTCGTCTATGTGGCCACCGCGCCGAAATCCAATGCCGTCTACACCGCCTTCAAGGCGGCGAAGCGCGTGGCCAAGGAGGGCGGCTCGCTGGTGCCGCCCAAGGTTATCCTGAACGCGCCCACCAAGCTGATGAAGGCCGAGGGCTACGGCACCGGCTATCGCTATGACCACGACGAGCCGGATGCCTTCTCCGGCCAGGACTATTTCCCCGAGGCGCTGGGCCGCCAGAGCTTCTACCATCCGGTGGAGCGCGGCTTCGAGCGCGAGATCAGGAAGCGCCTCGACTACTGGGCGCGCCTGCGGGCCGAACGCGGCGGGAAATAG
- a CDS encoding DegQ family serine endoprotease codes for MFERFSQVAAAAALALVLGAPAFAQPAAQQRVPASQAEVTLSFAPVVAKTAPAVVNVYALKTAQQRVNPIFDDPFFRRFFGMPGPGGPGGPGDGPGLRAPERVQRSLGSGVIVDPSGLVLTNYHVIEGADEIRIALNDRREYEAEVLLRDQRTDLAVLRIKSEAKERFPFLELGDSDGLAVGDLVLAIGDPFGVGQTVTQGIVSALARTQVGVSDYQFFIQTDAAINPGNSGGPLVDMAGRVVGINSAIYSRSGGSHGIGFAIPANMGRVVVEQAKSGSKTVRRPWLGARLQRVTPDIAESLGLPRPTGVLVQSVTAGSPAAKAGLKTGDLVVSVEGLGIDDPESLNYRLATRPIGGKAALLVNRSGKEQTLVVVLEVAPETVPREELLLRGRTPFAGATIVNLSPAVAEELKVDANATGVVVYDVQDNSPAAVAGFRPGDVIVEVNNEKVGRTRDLDQLSSVPQRGWRVTVLRGGRSITAVLRG; via the coding sequence ATGTTCGAACGATTTTCCCAGGTGGCGGCAGCGGCCGCCCTCGCTCTTGTCCTCGGCGCGCCCGCTTTCGCCCAGCCGGCGGCGCAGCAGCGGGTTCCGGCGTCGCAGGCTGAGGTGACGCTCTCCTTCGCGCCGGTGGTGGCGAAGACGGCGCCGGCGGTGGTGAACGTCTATGCGCTGAAGACGGCGCAGCAGCGCGTCAATCCGATCTTCGACGACCCCTTCTTCCGCCGCTTCTTCGGCATGCCCGGCCCCGGCGGGCCGGGTGGTCCCGGCGATGGGCCGGGCCTGCGGGCGCCGGAGCGGGTGCAGCGCTCGCTCGGCTCGGGGGTGATCGTCGATCCCTCGGGGCTGGTGCTCACCAATTACCATGTCATCGAGGGGGCGGATGAAATCCGCATCGCGCTCAATGATCGCCGCGAATACGAGGCCGAAGTGCTGCTGCGCGACCAGCGCACCGATCTCGCCGTGCTGCGCATCAAGAGCGAGGCGAAGGAGCGGTTCCCCTTCCTGGAGCTGGGCGATTCGGATGGCCTCGCCGTCGGCGACCTCGTGCTGGCCATCGGCGATCCCTTCGGCGTCGGCCAGACGGTGACGCAGGGCATCGTCTCCGCGCTGGCCCGCACCCAGGTGGGCGTCTCCGACTACCAGTTCTTCATCCAGACCGACGCGGCCATCAATCCCGGCAATTCCGGCGGTCCGCTGGTGGACATGGCCGGGCGCGTGGTGGGCATCAATTCCGCCATCTATTCGCGCTCCGGCGGCTCCCACGGCATCGGTTTCGCCATTCCCGCCAATATGGGCCGGGTTGTGGTGGAGCAGGCGAAAAGCGGGTCGAAGACGGTCCGCCGGCCGTGGCTCGGCGCCCGGCTCCAGCGGGTGACGCCGGACATCGCCGAGAGCCTCGGCCTGCCGCGTCCAACCGGCGTTCTGGTGCAGAGCGTCACCGCCGGCAGCCCCGCCGCCAAGGCCGGGCTCAAGACCGGCGACCTCGTGGTGTCGGTGGAGGGGCTGGGGATCGACGATCCCGAATCCCTCAACTACCGCCTCGCGACCCGCCCCATTGGCGGCAAGGCGGCGCTGCTGGTGAACCGCTCCGGCAAGGAGCAGACGCTGGTTGTGGTGCTGGAGGTGGCGCCGGAGACGGTCCCGCGTGAGGAATTGCTGCTGCGCGGCCGCACGCCCTTCGCCGGCGCGACCATTGTTAATCTCTCACCCGCCGTCGCCGAGGAGCTGAAGGTGGATGCCAACGCCACCGGCGTCGTCGTTTATGACGTGCAGGACAATTCCCCCGCCGCGGTGGCCGGCTTCCGGCCGGGAGACGTCATCGTCGAGGTGAATAATGAGAAGGTCGGCCGCACGCGCGATCTCGACCAGCTGTCCTCGGTGCCCCAGCGTGGCTGGCGCGTAACCGTGCTGCGCGGCGGGCGCAGCATCACCGCCGTCCTGCGCGGCTGA
- the rplQ gene encoding 50S ribosomal protein L17, which produces MRHGKVHRKFNRTWEHRKAMFSNLAGALITHEQIVTTLPKAKDLRPVVEKLVTLARRGDLHARRQAIAELKDQAVVKKLFDVLAPRYAARPGGYTRIVKAGFRYGDNTAVAVIEFVDRDVDAKGAADHARTAAAAAEAA; this is translated from the coding sequence ATGCGTCACGGCAAGGTACACCGCAAGTTCAACCGCACCTGGGAGCACCGCAAGGCGATGTTCTCCAACCTCGCGGGCGCCCTCATCACCCACGAGCAGATCGTGACCACCCTCCCCAAGGCGAAGGATCTTCGCCCGGTGGTGGAGAAGCTCGTGACCCTCGCCCGTCGCGGCGACCTGCACGCCCGCCGCCAGGCGATCGCCGAGCTGAAGGACCAGGCCGTGGTCAAGAAGCTGTTCGACGTTCTGGCGCCCCGGTATGCAGCCCGTCCGGGCGGCTACACCCGCATCGTCAAGGCCGGCTTCCGCTATGGCGACAACACCGCCGTCGCGGTGATCGAGTTCGTGGATCGTGACGTGGACGCCAAGGGCGCCGCCGACCACGCCCGCACCGCCGCTGCCGCTGCCGAGGCGGCGTGA